One Solanum pennellii chromosome 10, SPENNV200 genomic region harbors:
- the LOC107001890 gene encoding glutaredoxin-C9-like, with protein sequence MQDALPYKSWNFFPTNSTVLNKSSSLTINQINYSKGNFKKTVTENAVIVFRRRGCCMSHVIKRLLQCLGANPVMYDIEEKYENEAIIELENIGKSVGGGGDRREDRSLSSPLPAVFIGGELFGGLDRIMEAHISGELCPVLKNAGALWL encoded by the coding sequence atGCAAGATGCACTTCCATACAAATCATGGAATTTTTTTCCAACAAATTCCACGGTCCTAAACAAATCTTCGTCTCTAACGATCAATCAAATCAATTACTCTAAAGGGAATTTCAAGAAAACGGTAACGGAAAACGCCGTTATAGTTTTTAGACGACGTGGCTGTTGTATGAGCCACGTCATCAAACGTTTACTTCAATGTCTTGGAGCGAACCCCGTTATGTATGACATTGAAGAAAAATACGAAAATGAGGCGATAATCGAGCTAGAGAACATCGGAAAATCTGTCGGTGGTGGCGGTGATCGGAGAGAGGATCGGAGTTTGTCATCGCCGTTGCCGGCGGTGTTTATCGGAGGAGAGTTGTTCGGAGGATTGGATCGGATTATGGAAGCTCATATTAGTGGTGAATTATGTCCTGTTTTGAAAAATGCAGGGGCATTATGgctataa
- the LOC107032170 gene encoding transcription activator GLK1-like isoform X1, with translation MLALSSSLSYKNERENYDLFQDFSHGNLIDTIDFDDFFDEINGGDLLPDFEFFCEESAIHGNMKSKSKEAKKSSSKIKNPQGKKKVKLDWTPELHRKFVKAIEKLGVDKAVPSRILELMATHGLTRHNIASHLQKYRAHQKHLLAREAEAASLNHKKQMYSEATTIGGGRKRILMNPWPAPPTMGFPPMAHHVRPLHVWGHPHVNNSFWHPHYQRVSNSLAPGTPCFPAPITSARFAAPLMVPGIPPSPAIIKVDTIASDLHPSNESIDAAIEDVLAKPQLPLPIGLKPPSIDSVLNELQRQGITKIPPT, from the exons ATGCTTGCTCTATCTTCATCATTGAGCTACAAAAATGAAAGggaaaattatgatttattccAAGATTTTTCCCATGGGAATTTAATCGACACCATCGATTTTGATGACTTTTTCGATGAAATCAACGGTGGAGATTTACTGCCAGATTTCgaatttttttgtgaagaatCTGCTATTCATGGAAATATGAAATCTAAGTCAAAAGAAGCTAAAAAATCATCTAGCAAAATCAAAAATCCTCaaggaaagaaaaaagtaaag ttggattgGACTCCAGAGCTACATAGGAAATTTGTAAAAGCAATAGAGAAATTAGGTGTTGATAAGGCAGTCCCATCAAGAATTTTGGAGCTTATGGCTACTCATGGTCTCACTAGACATAACATTGCTAGTCATCTTCAA AAATATCGAGCTCATCAAAAACATTTACTAGCGAGAGAAGCTGAAGCGGCGAGCTTGAACCATAAAAAACAAATGTATAGCGAAGCCACCACAATCGGAGGCGGACGAAAGAGAATTTTGATGAACCCCTGGCCCGCACCTCCAACCATGGGTTTCCCACCCATGGCTCATCATGTTAGACCCTTACATGTTTGGGGGCATCCACATGTAAATAATTCTTTTTGGCATCCACATTATCAAAGG GTATCGAATTCTCTTGCACCAGGCACTCCTTGTTTTCCTGCGCCAATAACATCCGCG AGATTTGCAGCACCTCTAATGGTCCCAGGCATCCCACCAAGCCCTGCCATCATCAAAGTTGACACAATTGCCTCTGATTTGCATCCC TCAAATGAGAGCATAGATGCAGCTATTGAAGATGTTTTAGCAAAGCCACAATTGCCACTTCCCATAGGACTCAAACCTCCATCAATTGACAGTGTGTTGAATGAATTACAACGTCAAGGGATTACCAAAATACCCCCAACttga
- the LOC107032170 gene encoding transcription activator GLK1-like isoform X2, whose amino-acid sequence MLALSSSLSYKNERENYDLFQDFSHGNLIDTIDFDDFFDEINGGDLLPDFEFFCEESAIHGNMKSKSKEAKKSSSKIKNPQGKKKVKLDWTPELHRKFVKAIEKLGVDKAVPSRILELMATHGLTRHNIASHLQKYRAHQKHLLAREAEAASLNHKKQMYSEATTIGGGRKRILMNPWPAPPTMGFPPMAHHVRPLHVWGHPHVNNSFWHPHYQRVSNSLAPGTPCFPAPITSARFAAPLMVPGIPPSPAIIKVDTIASDLHPLRSIEMSRCTSLLMLECLLTN is encoded by the exons ATGCTTGCTCTATCTTCATCATTGAGCTACAAAAATGAAAGggaaaattatgatttattccAAGATTTTTCCCATGGGAATTTAATCGACACCATCGATTTTGATGACTTTTTCGATGAAATCAACGGTGGAGATTTACTGCCAGATTTCgaatttttttgtgaagaatCTGCTATTCATGGAAATATGAAATCTAAGTCAAAAGAAGCTAAAAAATCATCTAGCAAAATCAAAAATCCTCaaggaaagaaaaaagtaaag ttggattgGACTCCAGAGCTACATAGGAAATTTGTAAAAGCAATAGAGAAATTAGGTGTTGATAAGGCAGTCCCATCAAGAATTTTGGAGCTTATGGCTACTCATGGTCTCACTAGACATAACATTGCTAGTCATCTTCAA AAATATCGAGCTCATCAAAAACATTTACTAGCGAGAGAAGCTGAAGCGGCGAGCTTGAACCATAAAAAACAAATGTATAGCGAAGCCACCACAATCGGAGGCGGACGAAAGAGAATTTTGATGAACCCCTGGCCCGCACCTCCAACCATGGGTTTCCCACCCATGGCTCATCATGTTAGACCCTTACATGTTTGGGGGCATCCACATGTAAATAATTCTTTTTGGCATCCACATTATCAAAGG GTATCGAATTCTCTTGCACCAGGCACTCCTTGTTTTCCTGCGCCAATAACATCCGCG AGATTTGCAGCACCTCTAATGGTCCCAGGCATCCCACCAAGCCCTGCCATCATCAAAGTTGACACAATTGCCTCTGATTTGCATCCC TTGAGATCAATTGAGATGTCTAGATGTACTTCGCTCTTAATGTTGGAGTGCCTACTTACTAACTAG
- the LOC107031973 gene encoding 26S proteasome non-ATPase regulatory subunit 2 homolog A-like, whose product MSKTPNPNSTGSSGNADAGKPAGEEATVKVPSKDSKKKNDKKCEHLSEEDLALKQQLEQCVERIQDADPGLQKVALESMRQEIRTATISMTVTKPLKFLRPHYGTLKGFYEKMPDSDLKTLLADILSVLAFTMSAEGERESLKYRVLGSQGDIGSWGHEYVRNLAREVGQEYVRLESEQERPLYDLMVPVQQIVSFYFKHNAEPDAVDLLIEVEDLDLLLEHVDSSNCKRTCSYLTSLAKYLPSFDEIVVLDYACAMYIKFKEYPLALVTALAMDSMENIKSVFTSCDDNLQKAQFCCILARHGQTFYLDEELCASNEDREVLQEIVNNVKLSEGYLALACDIEVMEPKTPDDIYKLHLLDGQASAEQSVDSATQNLAATFVNAFVNAGFGQDKLMTVPSEATSGGSSTSWLFKNKEHRKASAAASLGMILLWDVDSGFAQLDKYLHSTDTHVVAGALLGVGIVNCGIKNDLDPALALLSDYVRKDDPSIRIGAIMGLGLSYAGARNEEISSILIHILEDDKVSLDVIAFTAISLGLVYVGSCRRNIAEELIYALTDRSEAELGEPLARLLPLALGLLYLGKQDEVEGIADLLKTTTLHKKIRKHCLMILHSCAYAGSGNVLKVQHFLGQCGRHLVKGESFQGPAVLGIAMVAMSDELGIEMTIRSLEHLLQYGDQNIRRAVPLALGLLCISNPQVNVMDTLRRLSRDRDIEVAMAATISLGLIGAGTNNARIAGMLRYLSNCHRRYSSLLFCVRIAQGLVHLGKGLITLSPYHSERFLLSPTALAGLIIMVHMCLDMRSTILGKYHYLLYFLTLAMQPRMLMTVDEKLKPLSVPVRVGQAVDLLGQAGRPMTITGSQTHLTPVLLGAGERAELATEKYIPLSPMLEGFVILKENPEYRDDN is encoded by the exons ATGTCGAAAACGCCGAATCCGAACAGTACCGGTTCTAGTGGTAATGCCGACGCCGGAAAACCCGCCGGAGAAGAGGCGACAGTGAAAGTTCCCTCCAAGgattcaaagaagaaaaatgacaaGAAATGCGAACATCTA TCTGAAGAAGATTTGGCTCTGAAGCAGCAGCTGGAACAGTGTGTGGAAAGAATTCAGGATGCAGATCCTGGACTTCAGAAGGTTGCCCTGGAGAGCATGag GCAGGAAATACGTACTGCAACAATCTCCATGACGGTTACAAAACCACTGAAGTTCTTGCGTCCCCATTATGGAACACTAAAGggattttatgagaaaatgCCAGATTCTGATTTGAAG ACACTTCTGGCAGATATTCTCTCTGTTCTGGCTTTCACAATGTCTGCTGAAGGAGAAAGG GAGAGCTTGAAGTATAGAGTGTTGGGATCTCAAGGTGACATTGGTTCCTGGGGACATGAATATGTAAG GAACTTGGCTAGAGAAGTTGGACAAGAGTATGTAAGGCTGGAG AGTGAACAGGAGCGCCCACTTTACGATCTTATGGTGCCCGTGCAACAAATTGTTTCTTTCTACTTTAAG CATAATGCCGAACCTGATGCTGTGGATCTTCTAATCGAG GTTGAAGACCTTGATCTCTTGTTGGAGCATGTGGATAGCAGCAATTGTAAAAGGACATGCTCTTATCTCACGAGTTTGGCAAA ATACCTTCCTAGCTTTGATGAAATAGTGGTACTTGATTATGCATGTGCCATGTACATAAAGTTTAAGGAGTATCCTCTCGCACTTGTGACTGCATTAGCCATGGACAGTATGGAG AATATAAAGAGTGTTTTTACATCATGTGATGATAATCTACAGAAGGCGCAGTTCTGTTGCATCCTTGCTCGTCAT GGTCAAACATTttatcttgatgaagagttgtgTGCGAGTAATGAAGATCGAGAAGTATTGCAGGAAATTGTTAACAATGTGAAATTAAGTGAAGGGTATCTTGCACTTGCTTGTGATATTGAGGTCATGGAACCCAAAACTCCTGATGACATATACAAG CTACATTTGCTTGATGGCCAAGCTAGTGCAGAGCAAAGTGTCGATTCAGCGACACAAAATTTGGCTGCTACATTTGTCAATGCATTTGTCAATGCTGGTTTTGGGCAG GATAAGTTGATGACAGTACCATCAGAGGCCACAAGTGGTGGTTCCTCTACAAGCTggcttttcaaaaataaagaacaTAGGAAGGCTAGTGCTGCAGCAAGTTTG GGAATGATCCTGCTTTGGGATGTCGATTCTGGGTTTGCACAACTTGACAAATATCTCCATAGTACTGACACCCATGTAGTTGCTGGGGCACTATTGGGAGTTGGGATTGTAAACTGTGGTATCAAGAATGATCTTGATCCA GCATTGGCACTTCTTTCTGATTATGTTCGCAAAGATGATCCTTCAATCAGAATAGGTGCTATAATGGGTCTGGGTCTTTCTTATGCAGGTGCTCGGAATGAAGAG ATCAGTAGCATATTGATTCACATACTTGAAGATGATAAGGTGTCCCTTGATGTAATTGCATTCACTGCAATATCATTGGGCTTGGTGTACGTGGGTTCATGTCGCCGTAACATTGCCGAGGAACTCATATATGCATTGACGGACCGAAGTGAGGCAGAATTGGGAGAGCCCCTTGCTCGTCTTTTGCCACTGGCTCTTGGTCTTTTATACCTTGGGAAACAG GACGAGGTTGAGGGTATAGCTGACCTTTTGAAGACTACTACTCTCCATAAGAAGATCAGAAAGCATTGCCTTATGATCCTCCATTCTTGTGCCTATGCTGGGTCAGGCAATGTACTCAAG GTCCAACACTTTCTTGGTCAATGTGGTCGACATCTTGTAAAAGGTGAAAGCTTTCAGGGACCAGCTGTCCTTGGTATTGCGATGGTTGCAATGTCTGACGAGTTGGGGATTGAGATGACAATACGCTCACTAGAACATCTTTTGCAGTATGGGGATCAAAATATCAGAAGAGCAGTTCCATTGGCTCTTGGCCTCCTCTGTATATCAAATCCACAG GTTAATGTCATGGACACTCTGAGAAGGCTTAGTCGTGATAGAGACATTGAAGTAGCAATG GCTGCTACCATTTCCTTGGGATTGATAGGTGCAGGAACCAACAATGCTCGGATAGCTGGCATGCTGCGTTACCTGTCCAATTGCCATCGCAGATATTCCAGCCTTCTTTTCTGT GTGCGGATTGCCCAAGGTCTTGTCCATTTAGGGAAGGGCTTGATAACTCTCTCACCATATCATTCTGAACGATTTTTGTTATCTCC GACTGCACTAGCTGGACTGATAATTATGGTCCACATGTGTCTTGATATGAGGTCCACTATCTTGGGGAAATACCACTATCTGCTTTATTTTCTGACACTGGCGATGCAG CCAAGGATGCTTATGACTGTGGATGAGAAGTTAAAACCTTTGTCAGTGCCTGTTCGAGTTGGGCAAGCTGTTGATCTTTTAGGTCAGGCTGGTCGACCAATGACGATTACTGGTTCTCAGACACACTTGACCCCAGTTCTCCTTGGTGCTGGGGAACGAGCCGAGCTTGCAACAGAAAA GTACATTCCACTCTCGCCCATGCTTGAAGGCTTTGTCATATTGAAGGAGAATCCAGAGTACAGAGATGATAACTAG
- the LOC107031975 gene encoding uncharacterized protein At4g28440-like, which yields MATTATPAATSTATTSEKKKPVFVKVESLKPGTHGHNLTVKVVESNTVKATGGGGRGGRVSASLNSRAPPRISECLIGDETGSILFTARNEQVDLMKPGATVILRNAKIDMFKGSMRLAVDKWGRVEVTESADIAVNDQNNLSLVEYELVNVDE from the exons ATGGCTACGACGGCTACACCGGCGGCAACCAGTACGGCGACAACTTCCGAGAAGAAGAAGCCGGTGTTTGTCAAAGTGGAAAGCCTAAAACCTGGAACACATGGTCATAACTTGACGGTTAAAGTTGTTGAATCGAACACTGTCAAGGCCACCGGCGGCGGCGGCCGTGGTGGCAGAGTATCGGCGTCATTAAATTCTCGTGCTCCACCACGGATCTCCGAGTGCCTCATCGGTGATGAGACAGGGTCCATCCTCTTCACTGCTCGCAACGAACAGg TTGATTTAATGAAGCCAGGTGCGACTGTGATTCTGAGGAACGCAAAGATTGACATGTTCAAGGGTTCCATGCGGCTTGCAGTAGACAAATGGGGCCGCGTTGAAGTTACTGAATCTGCTGATATTGCTGTTAACGATCAAAACAACCTTTCTTTAGTTGAGTATGAGTTGGTGAATGTTGATGAGTAG